One segment of Coffea arabica cultivar ET-39 chromosome 7c, Coffea Arabica ET-39 HiFi, whole genome shotgun sequence DNA contains the following:
- the LOC140010505 gene encoding homeobox-leucine zipper protein ATHB-16-like has product MKRLGSSDSLGALMSICPTSTDEHNQGNSHVYPREFQSMLEGLDEEGCVEESGHVPEKKRRLSVDQVKALEKNFEVENKLEPERKVKLAQELGLQPRQVAVWFQNRRARWKTKQLERDYGVLKANYDTLKHNYENLQHDNEALIKEIRELKSKLQDDKSEGKVLVKEEVMVSESDDDKAIDHQAKTSTDDVLAECDEDDDANELNFVESFSSSNGVMNGASIFTDFKDGSCDSDSSAILNEENLNNSSSSPNAAISSSGGGVVLQTVPHQFLISNGGGGGGVGGSSSTTISNGFQFGHDSKAAILGEAHKSSSAAAAAAYQPQFVKIEEHNFFSGDDSCSTFFSDDQPPTLHWYCPEEWN; this is encoded by the exons ATGAAGAGACTTGGCAGCTCTGATTCCTTGGGTGCTTTGATGTCTATCTGTCCAACTTCTACAG ATGAGCATAACCAAGGAAACAGCCATGTTTACCCAAGGGAATTTCAATCCATGTTGGAAGGCTTAGATGAGGAAGGCTGTGTGGAGGAATCTGGCCATGTCCCAGAGAAAAAGAGGAGGCTAAGTGTGGATCAAGTCAAGGCATTAGAGAAGAATTTTGAGGTTGAAAACAAACTTGAACCAGAGAGAAAAGTTAAGCTTGCTCAAGAACTTGGTTTGCAGCCTCGACAGGTTGCTGTTTGGTTCCAAAACCGCCGCGCTAGGTGGAAAACTAAGCAGTTGGAGAGAGATTACGGCGTCCTCAAAGCCAATTATGATACCCTCAAACACAATTATGAGAATCTCCAGCATGACAATGAAGCTCTGATCAAAGag ATTCGTGAGCTGAAATCTAAGCTACAAGATGACAAAAGCGAAGGCAAAGTTTTAGTTAAAGAAGAGGTAATGGtgtctgaaagtgatgatgataaGGCGATAGATCATCAAGCAAAAACATCAACGGATGATGTTCTAGCTGAAtgtgatgaagatgatgatgcaaATGAGCTCAACTTTGTTGAGAGCTTCAGCAGCAGCAATGGAGTAATGAATGGTGCCTCAATTTTTACTGATTTTAAAGATGGATCGTGTGATAGTGACTCAAGCGCAATCTTGAATGAGGAGAATCTCAATAACAGCAGCAGCAGCCCAAATGCTGCTATTTCTTCATCTGGAGGAGGGGTTGTTCTTCAAACAGTACCCCACCAGTTCTTGATATCcaatggaggaggaggaggaggagttgGTGGTTCTTCATCAACAACCATTAGTAATGGATTCCAGTTTGGTCATGACTCAAAAGCAGCAATTCTTGGAGAAGCTCACAAATCAtcatcagcagcagcagcagccgcATACCAGCCACAGTTTGTGAAAATTGAGGAGCACAATTTTTTCAGCGGTGATGACTCATGCAGTACCTTTTTTTCAGATGATCAACCTCCCACTCTTCATTGGTATTGCCCTGAAGAGTGGaattga